The Acidobacteriota bacterium genome contains the following window.
CCTGCCCACCCGGACAGAGCATCGACGTCACGAGCTTTGCTTTTGCCGGATCCGAGATGTCATAGATATTCATCCCGTAGAAGTTCCCCAGGAAAAGGTGATTACCCTGAAAGGCGATGTCGGAATTAGCGAATGCGAGTCCGGCAAAGCTCATTTTCATCGCCGCGGGGATCTGAGCTCCCGGAGGAACGCCCAACGCGGTCAAGGCCTTATCGACCTTCGGGCTGTTTGGGTCGACGCCGAGCTGGAAAGCATCGGGCTTTCTGAGCAGCATCAGATGCTTGATTCCCATCGCGGCTTCGCCGGCGTCAAATAGACCGGGTGACAATTTTGAACGCGGATCGTCCGGGTTTGAACCGGTCATTCCAGCGGGCAGCGGCGGAGCTTTTTCGAGGCCCTGCGCAAAGACTCCGGCAGCAAGTGCCGAACATAAAAATAGCGAAGCAGCTAATAAACGAACTGTAACGGTACGGATCTGATTCATCGTTTCTCCTCTATGGCTTTTTATCAAGCATGGTCTGCATTATCTTGATCTCGGCACGCTGGCCGCTGTCGACATCGGTCGTGAAATTGAAAAGCTCAGCATCCTGACCGGCCCCGGCGGTGTCGTAAAGTTCCTTGACCATCGTAAGCGCTCCACCGTGATGCTGGATCATTCCGGTCAAAAATAGCATGTCGAACTCGGCTCCTTTCGCCTTTTTCAAGGCGTCCATCTGTCTCGGAGTGAGCATTCCCGGCATGAGCATGTTGTGTTTGCTGTGGTCCATACCGGGCATGTCCATTTCCATTCCGCCCATTCCCGCCATTTTCATTGACGTCGATTCTCCGCGAGCTATAAGCCAGCGTTTCATGAAATTCATTTCGTCGGATTGTGAATGGCTGATGCGGGCACCAAGCGTGCGAAGCTCTTTGTTCTGGGTCCGCTCCTCGATCAAAGCCCCCATTTCTACAGCCTGGGCGTGATGCATGATCATTCCCTGCATGAACTCGACGTCTTTTAGCGAACGCGGCGGTAGGT
Protein-coding sequences here:
- a CDS encoding DUF305 domain-containing protein, translating into MLDRNTSKLFRLTAGFGLACAFSLPGFAQQSDDRPVIVRPGAPGQPTKVLPADTKPNLPPRSLKDVEFMQGMIMHHAQAVEMGALIEERTQNKELRTLGARISHSQSDEMNFMKRWLIARGESTSMKMAGMGGMEMDMPGMDHSKHNMLMPGMLTPRQMDALKKAKGAEFDMLFLTGMIQHHGGALTMVKELYDTAGAGQDAELFNFTTDVDSGQRAEIKIMQTMLDKKP